One region of Chloroflexota bacterium genomic DNA includes:
- a CDS encoding SH3 domain-containing protein — translation MKNGGIVNRDSLRIMRMPAATASMLLVFFMMLTTPVLAYAPQESRNLLGSKTLAIVRARGATMHESPGGEVLETLPRGTVLWAIGRSEDASWVSVVVPDGLSGWVQTDELVVFAVEYLPVTSDYAAGFSGGVDAQSPDDPTVTSSTSEAVSSGADKLSMDATVTTASQRLNVRSGPGTGYPVIGRLAPSEAVAALGRNVDADWIQVALQDDGFGWASAAFLEVDGEVDALPVSDVVSAAEPLPIAAATSARSTGLTGKLVFQDRSGGKIYSYDLGSDSLRPLTDGADPAISPDGRTVAFWRGGGQHTLHLIDIDGNNERQMLTRAEPLRGPTWSPDGQSIAFSRVNGEGACRDAGHGICLPDQFPYNLLFPLKTMDLWGVSRVDRDGGNFRDLPTLNSAMAADWGDAGVLYHSGTGIQLTGDYNGAENQAILNEFRFQDPAWQPGGNRLAFQSQEKDHWEIFTATADGQNVVALTRPATTLVDALPHNVAPAWSPDGQSIVFLSNRSGDWAIWVMNADGSNQRQLSIDVPIQYGFVADQPISWGR, via the coding sequence CGCCCGTTTTGGCGTACGCGCCGCAAGAGTCGCGAAACCTGCTCGGATCCAAGACGCTGGCCATTGTGCGTGCTCGTGGCGCCACAATGCACGAGTCTCCAGGAGGCGAGGTGCTGGAAACGCTTCCACGGGGTACTGTTTTGTGGGCAATCGGTCGCTCGGAGGACGCCAGCTGGGTCTCTGTGGTAGTTCCCGATGGCCTGTCGGGTTGGGTGCAGACCGATGAGTTGGTCGTGTTTGCCGTGGAATACTTGCCCGTGACCAGCGATTACGCGGCTGGATTCAGCGGCGGCGTTGACGCGCAATCACCTGATGATCCAACTGTGACTTCATCCACATCCGAAGCGGTTTCATCGGGAGCTGATAAGTTATCGATGGATGCAACGGTGACGACCGCCAGTCAGCGACTCAACGTGCGATCAGGTCCTGGCACCGGGTATCCTGTGATCGGCCGTCTGGCTCCTTCCGAGGCGGTTGCTGCTCTGGGTCGAAATGTCGATGCGGATTGGATCCAGGTGGCGTTGCAGGATGACGGTTTCGGCTGGGCAAGTGCCGCGTTTCTGGAGGTGGACGGCGAGGTCGATGCGTTGCCGGTGTCCGATGTGGTCAGTGCCGCAGAGCCATTGCCGATTGCAGCGGCGACTTCCGCCAGGTCGACCGGGCTAACAGGCAAGCTTGTGTTTCAGGACCGGTCGGGTGGCAAGATCTACAGCTATGATCTCGGCAGTGACTCGCTAAGGCCATTGACCGACGGCGCCGATCCTGCCATCAGTCCCGATGGCCGGACCGTTGCATTCTGGCGGGGAGGTGGGCAGCATACGCTTCACCTGATCGACATTGACGGCAACAACGAGCGCCAGATGCTGACCCGTGCGGAACCGTTGCGCGGGCCAACCTGGAGTCCCGATGGACAGTCGATCGCCTTCTCCAGAGTCAACGGCGAGGGTGCTTGTCGTGATGCCGGACATGGCATTTGTCTGCCCGATCAATTTCCTTACAACCTGCTCTTTCCCCTCAAAACCATGGATCTCTGGGGAGTCAGTCGCGTGGATCGGGACGGTGGTAATTTTCGTGACCTGCCCACTTTGAACTCCGCCATGGCGGCTGATTGGGGTGACGCCGGAGTGCTCTACCACAGTGGCACCGGTATTCAACTCACCGGCGATTACAATGGCGCGGAAAATCAGGCGATCCTGAACGAGTTTCGCTTTCAGGACCCGGCGTGGCAGCCGGGAGGCAACCGTCTGGCATTCCAGAGCCAGGAGAAGGACCATTGGGAGATCTTCACAGCTACTGCTGACGGGCAGAATGTGGTGGCCTTGACCAGGCCTGCCACTACGCTGGTGGATGCGTTGCCCCACAATGTGGCACCGGCGTGGAGTCCCGATGGCCAATCGATTGTTTTTCTCAGCAATCGTAGCGGCGATTGGGCGATATGGGTGATGAATGCTGACGGCAGTAATCAACGGCAGCTTTCCATCGATGTCCCCATCCAGTATGGCTTCGTGGCCGATCAGCCGATTTCCTGGGGCAGGTAG